Proteins co-encoded in one Nocardioides sp. genomic window:
- a CDS encoding ribonuclease HI family protein, with the protein MTITAAADGSALGNPGPAGWGWYVDEERWASGGWAHGTNNMGELTAVLDLLQQTAHLDEDLVIVCDSTYVINSVTKWMAGWKRKGWKKGDGKPVQNVEIMKALDAAMQGRAVKFEWVKGHSGHELNEQADRLANAAALAHKEGRDPDAGPGMGGVALHHAYEVGQTEPEDDLFSMLDENERSDEETVVELERSLLADDVRSDPPAVAALLHPQWQEIGASGRLWSRADLLAEIGPLASPVSLDVLSVEKIGPDQILLVWRAVSDDDSRLRSSWWVRTPGGWQQRFHQGTPEA; encoded by the coding sequence GTGACGATCACTGCAGCCGCCGACGGATCTGCCCTCGGCAACCCAGGCCCCGCCGGCTGGGGTTGGTACGTCGATGAGGAACGTTGGGCCAGCGGCGGTTGGGCGCACGGCACCAACAACATGGGCGAACTGACCGCCGTACTCGACCTGCTGCAGCAGACCGCGCATCTCGACGAGGACCTCGTCATCGTGTGCGACTCGACGTACGTCATCAACAGCGTCACCAAATGGATGGCCGGCTGGAAGCGCAAAGGCTGGAAGAAGGGCGACGGCAAGCCGGTCCAAAATGTCGAGATCATGAAGGCGCTGGACGCCGCGATGCAGGGTCGAGCTGTCAAGTTCGAATGGGTCAAGGGCCACTCCGGTCACGAGCTCAACGAGCAGGCCGACCGCCTGGCCAATGCTGCGGCCCTGGCCCACAAAGAGGGACGCGACCCCGATGCCGGGCCCGGGATGGGCGGGGTCGCGCTGCACCACGCGTACGAAGTGGGGCAGACCGAGCCCGAGGACGACCTCTTCTCGATGCTCGACGAGAACGAGCGCAGCGACGAGGAGACGGTGGTCGAACTCGAACGTTCGCTGCTCGCGGATGACGTACGGTCCGATCCGCCGGCCGTCGCCGCCCTGCTGCATCCCCAGTGGCAGGAGATCGGCGCATCGGGGCGGCTGTGGAGCCGCGCGGACCTGCTTGCGGAGATCGGCCCGCTCGCGTCGCCGGTGAGCCTCGACGTGCTGTCGGTCGAGAAGATCGGCCCGGACCAGATCCTGCTCGTGTGGCGTGCGGTCTCCGACGACGACTCGCGGCTGCGCTCGTCCTGGTGGGTGCGTACGCCCGGCGGCTGGCAGCAACGCTTCCACCAAGGGACGCCCGAGGCCTGA
- the typA gene encoding translational GTPase TypA — MSLKRSDIRNVAIVAHVDHGKTTLVDAMLRQGGAFTAHQAEGVAERVMDSGDLEREKGITILAKNTAIRYTGPSAAEHDAPDGMTINIIDTPGHADFGGEVERGLSMVDGIVLLVDASEGPLPQTRFVLRKALNAGMPVILVVNKTDRGDARIAEVVDETYELFMDLLDDSHSQDALDFPVIYASGKAGIAALDAPGDGTLPDGDSLEPLFRTILETIPAPTYDEDAPLQAHVTNLDASPFLGRLALLRVHQGTLKKGQQVAWMRRDGSTKTVKITELLITEGLDRKPGESAGPGDIVAVAGIPEITIGETLADAENPIALPLIHVDEPAISMTIGTNTSPLVGKGGKGHKVTARLVKDRLDSELVGNVSLRVLPTERPDAWEVQGRGELALAILVEQMRREGYELTVGKPQVVTKEINGKLHEPMERLTIDAPEEYLGTITELLALRKGRMESMTNHGTGWVRMEFIVPARGLIGFRTDFLTETRGTGIAHHISEGYEPWSGEIRSRASGSLVADRSGAATAYAMTSLQERGVMFVEPTTEVYEGMIVGENSRADDMDVNITKEKQQTNIRSATSDNFEKLIPPKRLSLEQCLEFCREDECVEVTPETVRIRKVELDANVRAKIASRARKANK; from the coding sequence GTGTCCCTGAAGCGCTCTGACATCCGCAACGTCGCCATCGTCGCCCACGTCGACCACGGCAAGACCACCCTCGTCGACGCGATGCTGCGTCAAGGTGGTGCCTTCACCGCTCACCAGGCCGAGGGCGTGGCCGAGCGGGTGATGGACTCCGGTGACCTGGAGCGTGAGAAGGGCATCACGATCCTGGCGAAGAACACCGCGATCCGCTACACCGGCCCGAGCGCGGCCGAGCACGACGCACCCGACGGGATGACGATCAACATCATCGACACCCCCGGCCACGCCGACTTCGGCGGCGAGGTCGAGCGCGGGCTGTCCATGGTCGACGGCATCGTGCTGCTCGTCGACGCCTCCGAGGGCCCGCTCCCCCAGACCCGCTTCGTCCTCCGCAAGGCACTCAACGCGGGGATGCCCGTGATCTTGGTGGTCAACAAGACCGACCGCGGCGACGCACGGATCGCGGAAGTCGTGGACGAGACGTACGAGCTCTTCATGGACCTGCTCGACGACTCCCACAGCCAGGACGCGCTGGACTTCCCGGTGATCTATGCCTCCGGCAAGGCAGGCATCGCGGCGCTCGACGCGCCCGGGGACGGCACGCTGCCCGACGGCGACAGCCTGGAGCCGCTCTTCCGCACCATCTTGGAGACTATCCCCGCACCGACGTACGACGAGGACGCCCCGCTCCAAGCGCACGTGACCAACCTTGACGCGAGCCCGTTCCTGGGTCGTCTCGCACTGCTGCGTGTCCACCAGGGCACCTTGAAGAAGGGGCAGCAGGTCGCCTGGATGCGCCGTGACGGCAGCACCAAGACCGTCAAGATCACCGAACTGTTGATCACCGAGGGTCTCGACCGCAAGCCCGGCGAGTCCGCCGGACCGGGCGACATCGTCGCGGTCGCGGGCATCCCGGAGATCACGATCGGTGAAACGCTCGCGGACGCGGAGAACCCGATCGCGCTGCCACTGATTCACGTGGACGAGCCGGCCATCTCGATGACGATCGGTACGAACACCAGCCCGCTGGTCGGCAAGGGCGGCAAGGGCCACAAGGTCACCGCGCGCCTGGTCAAGGACCGCCTCGACTCCGAGCTCGTCGGCAACGTGTCGCTGCGCGTGCTCCCCACAGAACGCCCCGACGCGTGGGAGGTGCAGGGCCGTGGCGAGTTGGCGCTGGCGATCCTGGTCGAGCAGATGCGACGTGAGGGGTACGAACTCACGGTCGGCAAGCCGCAGGTCGTCACCAAGGAGATCAACGGCAAGCTGCACGAGCCGATGGAGCGGCTGACGATCGACGCGCCGGAGGAATACCTCGGCACGATCACCGAGCTGCTCGCGCTGCGCAAGGGCCGGATGGAGTCGATGACCAACCACGGCACCGGCTGGGTGCGGATGGAGTTCATCGTGCCGGCGCGTGGCCTGATCGGATTCCGTACGGATTTCCTCACCGAGACCCGTGGCACCGGCATCGCCCACCACATCTCCGAGGGGTACGAGCCGTGGTCGGGCGAGATCCGTTCGCGTGCCTCGGGCTCCCTGGTCGCGGACCGTTCGGGCGCGGCGACGGCGTACGCCATGACGAGCCTGCAGGAGCGCGGCGTGATGTTCGTCGAGCCGACCACCGAGGTCTATGAGGGCATGATCGTCGGCGAGAATTCTCGCGCGGACGACATGGACGTCAACATCACCAAGGAGAAGCAGCAGACCAACATCCGCTCCGCGACCAGCGACAACTTCGAGAAGCTGATCCCGCCCAAGCGGCTCTCGCTGGAGCAGTGCCTGGAGTTCTGCCGTGAGGACGAGTGCGTCGAGGTGACCCCGGAGACCGTACGCATCCGCAAGGTCGAGCTGGACGCCAACGTCCGCGCGAAGATCGCGAGCCGAGCGCGTAAGGCCAATAAGTAG
- a CDS encoding M12 family metallo-peptidase, with translation MPSITRRGRQALAVTLSTLLGAAALAVMSSSAQATPLGDTTGYWHSTTAKQRPSKNGHQARVLPTRYEAYTLDRASLTRRLATAPDEGARTHGVVVSVPSPDGSLVNFRVKESPVMQADLAARHPEIKSYAGRGVLDPTASIRLDLTTTGFHASVRGSADTAAWHVDPAYQGDESLYVSYLGSDVPAPQQPLIEPELGAEAAKKVVKNAGEAPGAEVSLRTFRLALVTDQSYAAYFGSANVLSEKVTLINRVNQIYNDDLGVRMLLVNGTEKLNLDTDAKAIGANGPCGSAGCFTPSDLTSCSGILLNRNRVVLGQLIGASNYDIGHIALGKDGGGLAGIGVVGGDGKGRGCTGLPTPQGDFFAVDYVAHEIGHQFGAWHTFNGTEYSCGGGDSPVEPGSGSSVMAYAGICGQDDLQPHTDPYFSQRSIAEIAAGLLTSRPMVNEVQNIALQRFNVDGESFRLNIGGQNTVPIARGTTTYTLAALDAAIEAITGAGSVTVAPFAGTGSLNDTGFEVRFTGTQVRFNDQPAITVIPVSGDVAGWSGETARGGAATNGGSTVTPSGNHAPIVTVPGAKSIPIRVPFALTGSATDPDGDALVYSWEQNDEGGAFGTALGSQTKVDGPLFRMFGTYAPVTPAGSLLIGSPGQNSASTSPTRVFPDMAQILANNTNAMTGTCPAFPAPPPEGSGSNVPVPLIECASEWLPTAAYVGSDLSGNTEPSLNFRLTVRDLAPEAGGTTSGDVKLTLVDPQPATAERPNPLPFRVTSHSQVGQSVTGGTAGTVTWDVAGTDRPDLATQVRISLSVDGGKNFAYVLAESTPNNGTAQIVWPDIPTAQARVKVEAVGNYFFDVNDIDFQVVAAPPVAPDTVITGGLADQAIVLKQPMGFTYASTTTPGSFVCTLDGAALPCAASGVSWPKLPSGTHVFTVAARSPQGLLDATPARRTFTVPFDDGALKRKGKWRVRAKTRAYGGDYATSKKRGSLLRLKVRGVTEIRLIVSTGKRLGPVKVTLGKSVLRTVKTKGKKRFLVLKRVRKFDSPRSGVLKIQVAKRKAVRIEGVVVVTRR, from the coding sequence ATGCCGTCTATCACCCGTCGCGGTCGACAGGCACTCGCCGTCACCCTCAGCACGCTGCTCGGAGCAGCCGCGTTGGCGGTCATGAGTTCGTCCGCGCAGGCGACGCCCCTGGGGGACACCACCGGCTATTGGCATTCGACGACCGCGAAGCAGCGCCCGAGCAAGAACGGGCATCAGGCGCGGGTGCTGCCCACGCGCTACGAGGCGTACACGCTCGACCGCGCGAGCCTGACACGCCGACTGGCGACCGCACCCGACGAGGGGGCGCGTACGCACGGTGTGGTCGTCTCGGTGCCCTCGCCCGACGGCTCGCTCGTCAACTTCCGGGTCAAGGAGTCGCCGGTGATGCAGGCCGACTTGGCCGCGCGTCACCCGGAGATCAAGTCGTACGCCGGGCGCGGAGTCCTGGATCCCACTGCCTCGATCCGTCTCGACCTCACCACGACCGGTTTCCACGCGTCAGTGCGTGGCAGCGCGGACACTGCGGCCTGGCATGTCGACCCGGCCTACCAAGGTGACGAGAGCCTGTACGTGTCCTACCTGGGCTCGGACGTCCCCGCACCGCAACAGCCGCTGATCGAGCCCGAACTCGGTGCCGAGGCAGCCAAGAAGGTGGTGAAGAACGCCGGAGAGGCACCCGGCGCCGAGGTCTCGCTGCGCACGTTCCGGTTGGCACTGGTGACCGATCAGTCGTACGCCGCGTATTTCGGCTCGGCCAATGTGCTGAGCGAGAAGGTCACGCTGATCAACCGCGTCAACCAGATCTACAACGACGACCTCGGGGTGCGGATGCTGCTGGTCAACGGCACCGAGAAACTCAACCTGGACACGGACGCGAAGGCCATCGGAGCCAACGGTCCGTGCGGGTCGGCCGGTTGCTTCACCCCGTCCGACCTGACCTCGTGCTCGGGCATTCTGCTCAATCGCAACCGCGTGGTGCTCGGCCAGCTCATCGGTGCGAGCAACTACGACATCGGACACATCGCACTGGGCAAGGACGGTGGCGGACTCGCCGGGATCGGTGTCGTGGGCGGCGACGGCAAGGGCCGTGGCTGCACCGGGCTGCCGACTCCGCAGGGTGACTTCTTCGCTGTCGACTACGTCGCACACGAGATCGGCCACCAGTTCGGGGCCTGGCACACGTTCAACGGCACGGAGTATTCATGTGGCGGCGGGGATTCGCCGGTGGAACCCGGTTCCGGCTCGTCGGTGATGGCGTACGCCGGGATCTGCGGCCAAGACGATCTGCAGCCGCATACGGACCCGTATTTCTCGCAACGCAGCATCGCGGAGATTGCAGCGGGCCTGCTGACGTCGCGACCGATGGTCAACGAAGTCCAGAACATCGCGCTCCAGCGCTTCAACGTTGATGGTGAGTCGTTCCGGTTGAACATCGGTGGGCAGAACACCGTGCCGATCGCGCGCGGCACGACGACCTACACCCTGGCGGCCCTCGACGCCGCGATCGAGGCGATCACGGGCGCAGGTTCGGTGACAGTCGCGCCGTTCGCCGGCACGGGGTCGCTCAACGACACCGGTTTCGAGGTCCGGTTCACCGGCACCCAGGTCAGGTTCAACGATCAACCGGCGATCACCGTGATTCCGGTCAGCGGTGACGTCGCGGGCTGGTCGGGCGAGACCGCGCGTGGGGGCGCGGCGACCAACGGTGGGTCGACGGTGACGCCGTCGGGCAACCACGCGCCCATCGTGACGGTGCCCGGCGCCAAGTCGATCCCGATCCGGGTGCCGTTCGCGCTGACCGGCTCCGCCACTGACCCCGATGGGGACGCCTTGGTCTACTCGTGGGAGCAAAATGACGAGGGCGGCGCGTTCGGCACCGCGCTGGGCAGCCAGACGAAGGTCGACGGTCCACTCTTCCGGATGTTCGGGACGTACGCCCCTGTCACCCCTGCTGGTTCCCTCCTCATCGGCTCGCCGGGACAGAACTCGGCCTCGACCAGCCCGACCCGCGTCTTCCCCGACATGGCCCAGATCCTGGCCAACAACACCAATGCGATGACCGGGACGTGCCCTGCGTTTCCGGCCCCGCCGCCGGAGGGCTCCGGCAGCAACGTGCCGGTGCCGTTGATCGAATGCGCCTCGGAATGGTTGCCCACCGCGGCGTACGTCGGGAGCGATCTGTCGGGCAACACCGAGCCGTCGCTGAACTTCCGCCTCACCGTCCGTGACCTCGCGCCGGAAGCGGGAGGCACGACGAGCGGTGACGTGAAACTGACTCTGGTCGACCCGCAGCCGGCGACGGCCGAACGGCCGAATCCGCTGCCCTTCCGAGTGACGTCGCACAGCCAGGTCGGTCAGTCGGTCACCGGGGGGACGGCGGGCACGGTCACTTGGGACGTCGCGGGCACTGATCGACCGGACCTGGCGACGCAGGTGCGGATCTCGCTCTCGGTCGATGGCGGAAAGAACTTCGCCTACGTGCTGGCCGAGTCGACCCCCAACAACGGGACCGCCCAGATCGTCTGGCCTGACATCCCCACGGCCCAGGCCCGCGTGAAGGTCGAAGCCGTCGGCAACTACTTCTTCGACGTCAACGACATCGACTTCCAGGTCGTGGCCGCTCCTCCCGTCGCGCCGGACACCGTGATCACCGGCGGCCTGGCAGACCAGGCGATCGTGCTCAAGCAGCCGATGGGATTCACGTACGCCTCCACCACCACGCCGGGCTCCTTTGTGTGCACCCTCGACGGTGCCGCGCTGCCCTGCGCCGCATCAGGAGTTTCCTGGCCGAAATTGCCTAGCGGCACTCACGTGTTCACAGTCGCCGCCCGGAGCCCGCAAGGTCTCCTCGACGCGACGCCAGCACGGCGTACTTTCACGGTGCCCTTCGACGACGGAGCCCTCAAACGCAAGGGCAAGTGGCGAGTGCGAGCCAAGACACGGGCGTACGGCGGTGACTACGCCACGTCCAAGAAGCGCGGCTCGTTGCTGCGGCTGAAGGTCCGCGGGGTCACCGAGATCCGGCTGATCGTGAGCACCGGCAAGCGACTCGGCCCGGTGAAGGTGACGCTGGGCAAGTCGGTGCTGCGCACGGTCAAGACCAAGGGGAAGAAGCGCTTCCTGGTGCTCAAGCGCGTCCGGAAATTCGATTCTCCTCGCTCGGGAGTGCTCAAGATCCAGGTTGCCAAGCGAAAGGCGGTGCGGATCGAGGGCGTCGTGGTGGTGACGAGGCGCTAG
- a CDS encoding acyl-CoA dehydrogenase family protein, translating into MPARRVMPSEEATDLLRLVRELCTTELLPKAAEAEATETFPREIFTLLGRTGLLGLPYGEEYGGGGLPYAVYLQVLEEIGAVWASVGVGVSVHALSCFGLATAGTSQQRADWLPDMLGGELLGAYCLSEAHAGSDPAAMRTTARRDGDEYVLNGAKAWTTHGGQADFYKLMARTSDDRNGISCFLIPADTPGLVSDPPERKMGLTASHTTTMRLEDVRIPVERRLGAEGDGLKIALAGLDSGRLGIAAVATGLAQGALDHAVAYAKERETFGVPIIDHQGLAFLLADMEAAVSSARSTYLHAARLRDLGLPFGREASVAKMVCTDNAMKVTTDAVQVFGGYGYTKDFPVERFMREAKVMQIFEGTNQIQRMVISRGLAKDNQGRIEQA; encoded by the coding sequence ATGCCAGCCCGCCGCGTGATGCCGTCCGAGGAAGCCACCGACCTGCTCCGTTTGGTGCGCGAGCTCTGCACGACCGAGTTGTTGCCGAAGGCCGCGGAGGCTGAGGCGACCGAGACCTTCCCGCGCGAGATCTTCACGTTGCTGGGGCGCACCGGGCTGCTGGGGTTGCCCTATGGCGAGGAGTACGGCGGGGGCGGTCTGCCGTACGCGGTCTATCTCCAGGTGCTGGAGGAGATCGGCGCCGTCTGGGCCAGCGTCGGCGTGGGCGTGAGCGTCCACGCACTGTCCTGCTTCGGCCTGGCGACGGCGGGCACGTCGCAGCAACGCGCAGACTGGTTGCCCGACATGCTCGGCGGTGAGTTGCTGGGGGCGTACTGCCTCTCCGAGGCGCATGCAGGCTCCGACCCGGCTGCCATGCGTACGACCGCCCGTCGCGACGGCGACGAATACGTGCTCAACGGGGCCAAGGCCTGGACGACGCACGGCGGACAGGCCGACTTCTACAAACTGATGGCTCGCACGAGCGATGACCGCAACGGGATCTCGTGCTTCCTGATCCCGGCCGACACCCCCGGTCTCGTCTCAGACCCGCCCGAGCGCAAGATGGGGCTCACCGCCAGCCACACCACGACCATGCGCCTGGAGGACGTACGCATCCCCGTCGAACGCCGTCTCGGCGCCGAGGGCGACGGCCTCAAGATCGCGCTCGCCGGCCTGGACAGCGGTCGGCTCGGGATCGCGGCGGTCGCGACCGGACTCGCCCAAGGCGCGTTGGACCACGCGGTGGCGTACGCCAAGGAGCGCGAAACCTTCGGGGTACCGATCATCGACCACCAGGGACTTGCCTTCCTGCTCGCCGACATGGAGGCGGCCGTGTCGTCGGCACGCTCGACGTACCTGCACGCCGCTCGCCTGCGCGATCTCGGCTTGCCGTTTGGCCGGGAGGCATCAGTGGCGAAGATGGTCTGCACCGACAACGCGATGAAGGTGACGACCGACGCGGTGCAGGTCTTCGGGGGCTATGGCTACACCAAGGACTTCCCCGTCGAACGCTTCATGCGTGAGGCCAAGGTGATGCAGATCTTCGAGGGCACCAACCAGATCCAACGGATGGTGATCTCGCGCGGACTGGCAAAGGACAACCAGGGGCGCATCGAGCAGGCGTAA
- a CDS encoding amino acid racemase, translating to MQTIGLLGGMSWESSAAYYRMLNEGVAERLGGLSSPKLVLSTVDFAELTSLEEDQKWDQVGALLGDAAQGVERAGADFVVMCTTTFHKVADQVEQSVSIPLLHLADVVAQACLAARVTTVGFIGTQVAMTDPVFIERVERHGVRVLVPDVRHHAYLNDAIYEELVHGHVLARTRRGVVSIIDELWDAGAGGVLLGCTELELLVDQSDVEIPVFPCTTLHVQAALDRALA from the coding sequence GTGCAGACGATCGGACTCCTCGGTGGGATGAGTTGGGAGAGCAGCGCGGCGTACTACCGCATGCTCAACGAGGGCGTCGCGGAGCGTCTCGGGGGCCTCTCCTCACCCAAGCTGGTGCTCAGCACCGTCGACTTCGCCGAGCTGACCTCCCTCGAAGAGGACCAGAAGTGGGACCAGGTCGGCGCCCTGCTCGGCGATGCCGCTCAAGGTGTCGAACGCGCCGGCGCTGACTTCGTCGTGATGTGTACGACCACCTTCCACAAGGTCGCGGACCAGGTCGAGCAGTCCGTGTCGATCCCACTGCTGCATCTGGCCGACGTGGTGGCTCAGGCCTGCCTGGCCGCGCGCGTCACCACGGTCGGTTTCATCGGCACCCAGGTCGCGATGACCGATCCGGTCTTCATCGAGCGCGTCGAACGCCACGGCGTGCGGGTGCTGGTCCCCGACGTACGCCATCACGCTTACCTCAACGACGCGATCTATGAGGAACTCGTACACGGTCACGTGCTGGCGCGCACCCGTCGCGGCGTGGTGTCGATCATCGACGAACTGTGGGATGCGGGCGCCGGCGGCGTCTTGCTGGGCTGCACCGAACTCGAACTCCTCGTCGATCAGTCCGACGTCGAGATTCCCGTCTTCCCCTGCACCACCTTGCATGTCCAAGCAGCCCTGGACCGCGCCCTAGCCTGA
- a CDS encoding SDR family NAD(P)-dependent oxidoreductase, protein MTTDRIAVVTGASSGIGAATARELARLGFHVVCAARRTDRIVALADEIGGRAVTCDVTSDESVAALAESVGVVHVLVNNAGGALGVDRVEDADLDQWRSMYETNVLGLVRVTKALLPALRASGEGLIVNVGSLAGRVSYERGAGYVAAKHATRVVTETLRLELNGEPIRISEVAPGMVHTEEFSLVRLGGDQAAADAVYAGVDKPLLAHDIADAIGWIATRPAHVDIDEIVIKPVAQAAPHKVHRAG, encoded by the coding sequence ATGACCACCGATCGCATCGCCGTCGTCACCGGCGCCTCCAGCGGCATCGGAGCCGCGACCGCCCGGGAGTTGGCCCGTTTGGGCTTCCACGTCGTCTGCGCGGCCCGGCGTACGGACCGGATCGTTGCGCTGGCCGACGAGATCGGCGGTCGCGCGGTCACCTGTGACGTGACCTCCGACGAATCCGTCGCCGCGCTCGCCGAGTCCGTGGGCGTGGTGCACGTCCTGGTGAACAACGCAGGCGGCGCCCTGGGCGTGGACCGCGTCGAGGACGCCGATCTCGATCAGTGGCGCTCGATGTACGAGACCAACGTGCTGGGCCTGGTCCGCGTGACCAAGGCATTGCTGCCCGCGTTGCGCGCGTCGGGCGAGGGGTTGATCGTCAACGTCGGGTCACTCGCGGGGCGGGTGTCGTACGAACGTGGTGCCGGGTATGTGGCTGCCAAACACGCGACGCGTGTCGTCACCGAGACCCTGCGTCTCGAACTCAACGGCGAACCCATCCGGATCTCCGAGGTGGCGCCCGGGATGGTGCACACCGAGGAGTTCTCACTCGTACGCCTCGGTGGCGATCAGGCCGCGGCCGACGCCGTCTACGCGGGTGTCGACAAGCCCCTGCTGGCCCACGACATCGCCGACGCGATCGGCTGGATCGCGACCCGCCCGGCGCACGTCGACATCGACGAGATCGTGATCAAGCCCGTAGCCCAGGCGGCACCGCACAAGGTGCACCGCGCGGGTTGA
- a CDS encoding protealysin inhibitor emfourin: MSSLGARCTFIPPYLLREVAQRCPTPDAAEGTLRTDGELRAKRDLAPESAAGPEATTSAWIVHSADNDTTLPGRAVRRDGDAESGDLAVDEAAAGAVAALALARDFERDSYDDRGARLSITVHYAQDYDNAFWDGTQLVFGDGDGTVFERFTKPVDVMAHEFAHAVTQYAAGLVYRDQSGALNESLSDVFAACVKQRVLGQSADEADWLIGEGIFVPGIKARGLRDMAAPGTAYDDPALGKDPQVGHMSDYLDTRDDNGGVHLNSGIPNRAFQLAATSIGGASWEGAGRIWWQAWTAGGLRPTADFDAFAALTIESAGAHRDLVAKAWADVGVTGAGSVASGGSGTLGEAGTVAVRRTGGFAGRTVEGAIDLTDGSPEAAEAAVLCRRVQVHQVKGGPPMPDHFVYCFALPERSEFTVPEQHLTPELAELAALVLQSGLER, translated from the coding sequence ATGAGCAGTCTCGGAGCCCGCTGCACCTTCATCCCGCCCTACTTGTTGCGCGAGGTCGCGCAGCGGTGCCCCACGCCGGACGCAGCCGAGGGGACGTTGCGCACCGACGGTGAGTTGCGAGCCAAGCGCGACCTGGCTCCCGAATCCGCCGCCGGACCGGAGGCCACGACGTCTGCCTGGATCGTCCACTCCGCCGACAACGACACCACGCTGCCCGGACGCGCAGTGCGCCGCGATGGTGACGCAGAGAGCGGGGACCTGGCGGTGGACGAGGCCGCGGCCGGCGCCGTGGCGGCGTTGGCGTTGGCGCGCGATTTCGAGCGGGATTCGTACGACGACCGCGGCGCGCGGCTGTCCATCACGGTGCACTACGCACAGGACTACGACAACGCGTTCTGGGACGGCACTCAACTGGTGTTCGGTGACGGCGATGGCACCGTTTTCGAGCGGTTCACCAAGCCGGTCGACGTGATGGCCCACGAGTTCGCCCACGCGGTGACGCAGTACGCCGCGGGCCTGGTCTATCGCGACCAGTCGGGCGCGCTCAACGAATCACTCTCGGACGTGTTCGCGGCCTGCGTGAAGCAGCGGGTCCTGGGTCAAAGTGCCGACGAGGCCGACTGGCTGATCGGTGAGGGCATCTTCGTGCCCGGGATCAAGGCGCGTGGCCTGCGCGACATGGCGGCACCTGGGACCGCGTACGACGACCCGGCGCTCGGCAAGGATCCCCAGGTCGGCCATATGAGCGACTACCTCGACACCCGTGATGACAACGGCGGCGTGCATCTCAACTCCGGCATCCCCAACCGGGCCTTCCAGTTGGCCGCAACCTCGATCGGCGGCGCGTCGTGGGAGGGCGCCGGCCGGATCTGGTGGCAAGCCTGGACCGCAGGCGGACTGCGCCCGACCGCCGACTTCGACGCGTTCGCGGCATTGACGATCGAGTCGGCGGGAGCCCATCGTGACCTGGTCGCGAAGGCTTGGGCGGACGTGGGCGTCACCGGGGCCGGCTCGGTCGCGAGCGGAGGGAGCGGGACGCTCGGCGAGGCCGGCACGGTGGCCGTGCGGCGTACGGGCGGCTTCGCCGGACGCACCGTCGAGGGCGCGATTGATCTCACGGACGGCAGCCCGGAGGCCGCCGAGGCGGCCGTGCTGTGTCGCCGGGTGCAGGTCCACCAGGTCAAGGGCGGCCCCCCCATGCCCGACCACTTCGTCTATTGCTTCGCGTTGCCCGAACGTTCCGAGTTCACCGTGCCGGAGCAACATCTGACGCCGGAGTTGGCAGAATTGGCAGCCCTGGTGCTCCAGAGTGGCTTGGAGCGCTGA